One genomic segment of Brassica napus cultivar Da-Ae chromosome A3, Da-Ae, whole genome shotgun sequence includes these proteins:
- the LOC106375545 gene encoding LOW QUALITY PROTEIN: probable alpha,alpha-trehalose-phosphate synthase [UDP-forming] 10 (The sequence of the model RefSeq protein was modified relative to this genomic sequence to represent the inferred CDS: deleted 2 bases in 1 codon), whose translation MGSKSFGNLLDLASGDLLDIPHTPRALPRVMTVPGIISDGYGISGGADSDAVSLPCRDRKIIVANFLPLNGKKDSETGQWKFSLDNDSPMLHLEDGFSPETEVIYVGSLKTDVDVSEQDEVSQTLFEEFSCVPTFIPQDVHRKFYLGFCKQQLWPLFHYMLPMCPDHGERFDRSLWQAYVSANKIFADKVMGVINLEEDYIWIHDYHLMLLPTFLRRRFHRVKLGFFLHSPFPSSEIYRTLPVREELLRGLLNCDLIGFHTFDYARHFLSCCCRMLGLEYESKRGHIALDYLGRTVFLKILPIGIQMGRLESVLNLPATAEKLKEIQEKYRGKKVILGVDDMDIFKGLSLKILAFEHLLQQYPSMQGKLVLIQIVNPARGSGKDVQEAKKETYYTVNRINERYGLPGYEPVVLIDRPVPRFEKSAYYAMAECCIVNAVRDGMNLVPYKYTVCRQGTPEMDKSLGLSEDSPRTSTLVLSEFIGCSPSLSGAIRVNPWDVDAVADSMYSAITMSDFEKQLRHKKHYHYISTHDVAYWSRSFTQDLERACRDHYSKRCWGVGWGLGFRLIALSPNFRRLSIEQTVSAYRRSSKRAIFLDYDGTLVPEASIVKEPSADVISALKTLCSDPDNTVFVVSGRGKVSLSEWLAPCENLGIAAEHGYFTRWNNSSDWETSGFSDDLEWKKIVEPIMRLYTETTDGSNIEAKESALVWHHQDADPDFGSCQAKELLDHLETVLVNEPVVVHRGHQIVEVKPQGVSKGLVTGKVLSRMHEEGNAPDFVVCIGDDRSDEEMFESIATTLSAQSSSVSAEIFVCTVGRKPSKAKYFLDEVSDVVKLLQGLANTSSSPKPRPSHLRVSFESVV comes from the exons ATGGGTTCAAAATCATTTGGAAACCTCTTAGACTTGGCTTCTGGGGATCTTTTGGACATCCCTCACACTCCCAGAGCTCTTCCAAGAGTGATGACAGTTCCTGGCATCATCTCTGATGGATATGGGATTAGTGGTGGTGCTGATTCAGATGCCGTCTCATTGCCTTGCCGCGACCGCAAAATCATTGTGGCCAATTTTCTTCCTTTGAATGGCAAAAAGGATTCAGAGACTGGGCAGTGGAAATTCAGCCTGGACAATGATTCTCCCATGTTGCATCTCGAGGATGGTTTTTCTCCAGAGACTGAAGTCATTTATGTTGGATCACTCAAGACAGATGTCGATGTTAGTGAGCAAGACGAGGTTTCTCAAACTCTTTTTGAGGAGTTCAGTTGCGTTCCCACTTTCATCCCACAAGATGTGCATAGAAAATTCTACCTCGGCTTTTGTAAACAGCAGCTGTGGCCATTGTTCCACTACATGTTACCCATGTGCCCTGATCATGGCGAACGCTTTGATCGTAGTCTTTGGCAGGCTTATGTTTCTGCCAACAAAATATTTGCAGATAAGGTGATGGGTGTGATTAATCTGGAGGAAGATTATATCTGGATTCATGACTACCATTTAATGCTTCTCCCAACGTTCCTCAGGAGGCGTTTCCACAGGGTTAAGCTCGGTTTCTTCCTCCACAGCCCATTCCCTTCTTCCGAAATTTATCGAACCTTACCTGTCCGAGAGGAGCTACTAAGGGGGCTCCTAAACTGTGATTTAATTGGTTTCCACACCTTTGATTACGCACGGCATTTCTTGTCATGCTGCTGTAGAATGCTTGGGTTGGAGTATGAATCTAAAAGAGGGCATATTGCTCTTGACTACTTGGGCCGTACAGTTTTCCTCAAGATTCTTCCTATAGGTATTCAAATGGGAAGGCTCGAATCCGTTCTGAATCTTCCTGCTACAGCTGAGAAACTGAAAGAGATCCAAGAAAAGTACCGCGGTAAGAAGGTGATACTCGGTGTTGATGACATGGATATATTCAAAGGTCTGAGTCTAAAGATTTTGGCCTTTGAACATCTCCTTCAGCAATATCCTAGCATGCAAGGGAAATTAGTTCTCATTCAGATTGTCAACCCAGCTAGAGGATCAGGTAAAGACGTTCAAGAGGCAAAGAAAGAGACGTATTACACTGTCAATAGAATCAACGAGCGTTATGGTTTGCCTGGTTATGAGCCAGTGGTTCTGATCGATCGTCCTGTTCCTCGGTTTGAGAAGTCTGCCTATTATGCCATGGCGGAATGCTGTATAGTCAACGCAGTGAGGGATGGGATGAACTTGGTTCCATACAAGTACACTGTTTGTCGACAGGGAACTCCTGAAATGGATAAATCTCTGGGACTAAGTGAAGATTCTCCTCGCACAAGCACGCTTGTTCTGTCTGAGTTCATTGGTTGCTCTCCGTCTCTAAGTGGCGCTATCAGGGTCAACCCTTGGGACGTTGATGCGGTGGCTGATTCAATGTACTCCGCTATCACCATGTCTGATTTTGAGAAGCAGCTACGCCACAAGAAACACTACCACTACATTAGTACACACGACGTGGCGTACTGGTCACGCAGCTTTACCCAGGATTTGGAGAGGGCATGTCGTGATCATTACAGTAAACGATGCTGGGGAGTTGGTtggggtttaggttttaggctCATCGCTCTCTCTCCTAATTTCAGAAGACTATCCATTGAGCAAACTGTCAGTGCTTATAGAAGATCGAGCAAGAGAGCAATATTTCTTGATTATGACGGTACTTTAGTTCCGGAGGCCTCAATTGTAAAGGAACCAAGTGCTGATGTGATCTCTGCGCTGAAGACACTGTGTAGTGATCCTGATAACACTGTATTTGTTGTTAGCGGGAGAGGGAAAGTTTCTTTAAGCGAGTGGCTTGCGCCGTGTGAGAATCTTGGAATAGCGGCTGAACATGGTTACTTCACAAG GTGGAATAATTCTTCTGACTGGGAAACAAGTGGCTTTTCTGATGACCTCGAATGGAAGAAAATCGTGGAGCCTATCATGAGACTGTATACAGAAACTACTGATGGATCGAACATAGAAGCGAAGGAGAGTGCACTAGTGTGGCATCACCAAGATGCTGACCCTGACTTTGGTTCTTGCCAAGCCAAGGAACTACTTGACCATCTAGAAACTGTTCTTGTAAATGAACCTGTTGTGGTTCACAGAGGTCACCAAATCGTTGAAGTTAAGCCTCAG GGAGTAAGCAAAGGTCTTGTCACCGGGAAAGTTCTTAGTAGAATGCATGAAGAAGGGAATGCACCGGATTTTGTGGTATGCATTGGGGACGATAGATCAGACGAAGAGATGTTTGAGAGCATAGCAACAACACTCTCGGCTCAATCATCGTCAGTCTCTGCAGAGATATTCGTGTGCACGGTGGGAAGAAAACCGAGCAAAGCCAAGTACTTTCTGGATGAGGTAAGCGACGTGGTGAAGTTGCTTCAAGGACTTGCCAACACTTCTTCCAGCCCAAAGCCTAGG CCTTCTCACCTCAGAGTCTCCTTTGAGAGTGTGGTCTGA
- the LOC106372894 gene encoding uncharacterized protein LOC106372894 produces MYACLNCGKGLNNVGQVMGAFIVDSAYERGARSFVNDVTAKLGVNGKIVCPCARCRNLDRHTSEEVVSHLVINGMDDAYKVRSDCRKLLREDLAIRGSELRESVEGEDRKEDEFLAKLAEAEIPLYPTCSSHSKLSAVVSLFRIKSQNGWSDKSFDDLLQTLPNMLPEDNVLHTSTYDVKKFLKSFDMGYQKIHACVNDCCLFRKKLKTAESCPKCKASRWKTKMHTGEIKKGVAQKVLRYFPSTDGKLRHPVDSATWQSMNDKYPAFAAEERNLRLGLSTDGFNPFSMKNSRYSCWPVLLVNYNMAPDLCMKEENIMLSLLIPGPHQPGNSIDVYLEPLIEDLKHMWCIGELTYDAVSKTTFTLKAMLLWTISDFPTYGNLAGCKVKGKMGCPICGKHTDSLWLSNSRKFVFMGHRKCLPPLHSFRGKKTWFDGKTEHGTKGRILTGRNVSFVLRNYNNVFGNRKQSGKKRATRVDIPSDNEEELSESDEDEDIGEKDEEELYRWKKRSIFFSLPYWEELPVRHNLDVMHVERNVAASLIATLLHCGNSKDGLKARKDLESLGIRKDLHPKAQGKRALLPAAPWSLSKSEKHTFCKRLFDFKGPDGYCANISSCISLEECKVMGLKSHDYHVLMQQLLPVAIRGLLRKGPRLMETEIVETVCIFERFWPPSFFDIMVHLCVHLGREARLGGPVHFRWMYPFERYMKVLKDYVRNTARPEGCIAESYLADECMKFCSAFLKTTTNVEEKEDRNTEYESLSILEGRPISAARSFQFSDTELKIAHLAVIQNTAMVDPYVDAHLQHLQDSNSRCQQDATYLWRMHTEKFAAWLKQQKPIDSADEEETLKWLAYGPRSIARSYTGYIVNGLRFHTKQVHRLNQVQGTQLDVVSYYGRVVDIILLDYNAFYVPIFRCEWAVKGNGVKVEDGFTLVNFNHSHISFGKDPFILASQARQIFYSRENDESSWYVVIKGPSRRYSHEKVDDLHADVCPLPSDMDMSLEDISDKADDVRDDSEGIYV; encoded by the exons ATGTACGCTTGTTTGAACTGTGGCAAGGGTCTTAACAATGTTGGACAAGTCATGGGTGCATTTAT AGTTGATTCTGCATATGAGAGAGGTGCGAGGAGTTTTGTCAATGATGTTACTGCTAAGTTAGGAGTTAATGGGAAGATTGTATGTCCATGCGCCCGATGTCGTAATCTAGATCGCCATACAAGTGAGGAGGTTGTCTCTCATTTGGTTATAAATGGAATGGATGATGCTTACAAGGTACGGTCGGATTG CCGCAAACTGCTTAGAGAGGATTTAGCCATTCGGGGGTCAGAGTTGCGTGAGTCAGTTGAGGGTGAGGATAGGAAAGAAGATGAGTTTTTAGCAAAACTTGCAGAGGCTGAAATCCCCTTGTATCCAACGTGTTCGAGTCATAGCAAGCTATCAGCTGTAGTTTCATTGTTCAGGATTAAGTCTCAGAATGGGTGGTCAGACAAGAGCTTTGATGACTTACTGCAAACTTTGCCGAACATGTTACCTGAAGACAATGTGCTGCACACATCAACTTATGATGTCAAGaagtttttgaaatcttttgATATGGGATATCAAAAAATTCATGCTTGTGTGAACGACTGCTGCTTATTTAGAAAGAAGCTGAAGACGGCTGAGAGTTGCCCAAAATGCAAGGCGTCTAGATGGAAGACCAAGATGCATACTGGTGAAATCAAGAAGGGTGTTGCACAGAAAGTTTTGAGATACTTTCCA AGCACAGATGGGAAACTGCGCCATCCAGTAGATTCTGCTACTTGGCAGTCAATGAATGACAAGTATCCGGCGTTCGCAGCGGAGGAGAGGAACTTGCGACTTGGGCTTTCAACAGATGGGTTTAATCCCTTCAGTATGAAGAACAGCCGATACAGTTGTTGGCCTGTGTTACTGGTGAATTACAACATGGCTCCTGACCTATGTATGAAGGAGGAGAACATAATGCTCAGTCTGCTGATTCCAGGACCCCATCAACCGGGCAATAGTATAGATGTATACTTAGAACCTCTGATAGAAGATTTAAAACATATGTGGTGCATAGGCGAGTTAACATACGATGCAGTTAGTAAGACAACCTTTACGCTTAAGGCAATGCTTCTTTGGACTATTAGTGATTTCCCCACATATGGGAATCTTGCTGGTTGTAAAGTGAAGGGTAAGATGGGTTGTCCTATATGCGGGAAGCACACAGATAGTTTGTGGCTAAGTAATAGTAGGAAATTTGTATTTATGGGCCACCGGAAATGTTTGCCTCCCTTACATAGTTTCAGAGGAAAGAAGACTTGGTTTGATGGGAAAACTGAACATGGGACAAAGGGAAGGATACTGACGGGTAGGAATGTCTCATTTGTGCTGAGAAATTACAATAATGTGTTTGGTAATAGAAAACAGTCTGGAAAAAAGAGAGCTACTCGAGTTGACATACCATCTGATAACGAGGAGGAACTAAGTGAatctgatgaagatgaagatataGGAGAGAAAGACGAAGAGGAATTGTATAGATGGAAGAAACGTTCGATTTTTTTCTCATTGCCTTATTGGGAG GAGCTACCTGTTCGACATAATCTAGACGTTATGCATGTGGAGAGGAATGTTGCTGCAAGCTTGATTGCCACATTATTACATTGTGGCAATTCAAAGGATGGTCTAAAGGCTAGAAAGGATCTTGAAAGTCTTGGTATCAGGAAGGATTTGCATCCAAAAGCTCAGGGTAAAAGGGCATTACTCCCAGCAGCTCCATGGTCTTTGTCAAAGTCAGAGAAACACACATTCTGTAAGCGGCTCTTTGATTTTAAAGGTCCTGATGGCTACTGTGCTAATATATCTAGTTGTATATCATTAGAGGAGTGTAAGGTGATGGGACTCAAATCTCATGATTACCACGTCCTAATGCAACAACTGCTGCCAGTAGCAATTAGGGGCTTACTACGTAAGGGTCCTAGG CTAATGGAAACTGAAATTGTGGAGACTGTTTGCATTTTTGAAAGATTTTGGCCACCTAGTTTCTTCGACATCATGGTTCACTTGTGTGTGCATCTAGGCAGAGAAGCTCGACTTGGTGGTCCTGTCCATTTCCGATGGATGTATCCTTTTGAAAG GTACATGAAAGTATTGAAAGACTATGTAAGAAACACAGCAAGACCAGAGGGGTGTATAGCTGAGTCTTATCTTGCAGACGAGTGCATGAAGTTCTGCTCGGCTTTCTTGAAGACTACAACAAATGTAGAAGAAAAAGAGGACAGAAACACTGAGTACGAGAGCCTTTCCATCCTTGAAGGTCGTCCTATATCAGCTGCCCGCTCATTCCAATTTTCTGATACAGAGTTGAAAATAGCTCATCTTGCTGTAATACAAAACACGGCTATGGTGGATCCATATGTTGA TGCTCATTTACAACATTTACAAGACTCAAATAGTAGATGTCAACAGGATGCAACGTATTTATGGCGTATGCACACTGAAAAATTCGCGGCGTGGCTAAAGCAACAG aaaccTATTGATTCAGCTGATGAGGAAGAGACACTGAAGTGGCTGGCTTATGGTCCTCGTAGTATAGCCCGATCTTACACAGGCTACATTGTGAATGGCCTACGGTTTCATACGAAGCAAGTGCATAGGCTAA ATCAAGTGCAAGGGACACAGCTAGACGTTGTATCCTACTATGGGAGAGTAGTTGATATTATACTACTGGATTACAATGCCTTCTACGTGCCAATATTCAGGTGTGAGTGGGCAGTTAAAGGTAACGGTGTGAAGGTAGAGGATGGCTTTACGCTGGTTAATTTTAATCACAGCCACATATCCTTTGGAAAGGATCCATTCATTTTAGCATCTCAGGCGAGACAGATATTTTACTCAAGGGAAAATGATGAATCAAGTTGGTATGTAGTAATAAAGGGTCCAAGTAGAAGATACAGTCATGAGAAAGTGGATGACCTACATGCAGATGTATGTCCACTGCCTTCGGATATGGATATGAGTCTAGAAGACATATCAGATAAAGCTGATGATGTCAGAGATGATAGTGAAGGAATATATGTTTGA
- the LOC106372897 gene encoding pyruvate dehydrogenase E1 component subunit alpha-1, mitochondrial-like, whose amino-acid sequence MGTADWRAAKSPSYYKRGDYVPGLKVDGMDAFAVKQACKLAKEHALKNGPIILEMDTYRYHGHSMSDPVGAHTFTRDDISGVRQERDPIERIKKLVLSHDLATEKELKDFFINLNIDMEKEIRKEIDDAIAKAKDCPMPEPSELFTNVYVKGFGTESFGADRKEVKAALP is encoded by the exons ATGGGAACTGCTGATTGGAGAGCTGCCAAGAGCCCATCTTACTATAAACGTGGTGATTACGTTCCTGGTTTGAAG GTAGATGGTATGGATGCATTTGCTGTCAAACAAGCGTGCAAATTGGCTAAGGAGCATGCCTTGAAGAATGGACCGATA ATTCTTGAAATGGACACGTACAGGTACCATGGTCACTCCATGTCTGACCCTGTGGGAGCACATACCTTTACAAGAGATGATATATCTGGTGTGAGACAG GAACGAGATCCAATTGAGAGAATAAAGAAGCTGGTACTATCTCATGACCTAGCAACCGAGAAGGAGCTTaaggatttttttataaacctcAATATT GATATGGAGAAGGAAATTAGAAAAGAAATAGATGACGCCATTGCCAAAGCTAAG GATTGCCCAATGCCAGAGCCTTCTGAGCTTTTCACCAATGTGTACGTGAAGGGATTTGGCACCGAG TCATTTGGAGCTGACagaaaagaagtcaaagccGCGCTTCCATGA